Below is a window of Dermacentor silvarum isolate Dsil-2018 unplaced genomic scaffold, BIME_Dsil_1.4 Seq258, whole genome shotgun sequence DNA.
GCTCACAAAGCACGATCTTATTGGAGAAGCCATGCTAAACATTTGCTATACATATGATCTGCTTCAAGTTGTGCAGGACTATACCAGAATTCAGGGACCTTCTAAGTCTGTTTTAGACTTATTCTTTGTCAGCGGATCCATTGATGCTCGAACAAGCTGCGAGGTATTTCAAGGAATTTCTGACCACCAAGCCGTGCTACTAACCCTAAGCAATACTGCACTTGATAAAAAATTGCAACGTTTATCTTTCCCCGATTTCTCTCGGGCAGATGACGTTTCAATTATTGATACTCTTGCGTTTCATTTTAATGAGTTTGAAAACAGCAGATGCGATGTAAATGAGCTTTGGATCAGGTTTAAAAATATTATAAATGACTGTATTAACTCTTTCGTACCACgaattacaaaaaagaagaaacataaaAACCCCTGGATTTCTCGTAAAGCGCTCCAGTTGAAAAGACGGCTAAAAcgattaaagaaaacaatgaagaaCACAAATTTGCATTGCAATGGTAACGAAGTCAGTGAATTAACTTCAAAGCTTAAGCACCAAGTCAGTAGCGATAGGCAGCGCTACTATGGCGACTTATTGCCAAGTTACATCGCATCGGCTCCTGAGAAATTTTGGAGGAGCATTAGTCCTAAATCAGAAGAGTGTGATGTCTTTGACGTGAATGGCAAGTTGACTGATGATAACAAGGAAATTGCAAACCTATTTAATGCACACTTTAAGTCTGTCTTCACTCGAGATAATAACATTTTACCGTACTACGACGCAGTCCTGCCTCCTATACCTGATGTTAAGATAACTGAACAGGGCATTTTTAATATGCTACTTAATCTAGATATTAGAAAATCTTCTGGCCCAGATGACATTCCGAATGGTTTTCTTAAACGCTATGCGGAATGGGTGTCCAAATATTTACATGTTTTGTTTGTGAAATCCTTGGAATTAGGCCAAGTGCCGAGCGACTGGAAGACCGCCAGAGTTAAGCCACTCCACAAAACCGGGAATAAGCAGCACATTCAGAACTACCGCCCTATTTCATTAACTTCAACTGCATGCAAACTTTTGGAACACATCATTCACAAAGACATTTCGGAATTCCTTGAGAAACATAACTTTCTAACAACCCATCAGCATGGATTCCGAAAAGGCTATTCAACAATAACCCAATTGGTAGAAACAGTGCATGACTTCGCAAATAATATAAACAACGCTAAACAGACAGACGCCATATTTATGgatttttccaaagcttttgataaagtctcTCATCATAAACTACTCCATAAATTAAAcaaaattcttaaaaatcatAAGCTGATTAACTGGATTTCAGATTACCTCAGTGCCCGTAAACAATTCGTTACTTTTAAGAATCAGGACTCTAATCATCTCTCCGTTGactctggcgttccccagggctcgGTTCTTGGGCCGCTCCTCTTTCTGTTGTATATAAACGATCTTGTAAATGATCTTGCTGTTAAAATCaaattatatgcagacgactgtgtttTATATTCAGTAATAGACAACCCCTCGGATCAAGTATTACTAAATGATGCGTTTCAGAAGGTAGTTGCCTGGTGTGAAGATTGGCAGATGTCAGTGAACTTtgagaaaactgtttttatgtgcattactcacaaaaagaaaaagcttaGTTTCAATTACTCGGCTAACAATATTTTTCTATCTGAAGTAACagaatacaagtaccttggcctgTGGATAACTAACAACCTCAAATGGAATCGGCACATCGATAAGGTAACCACTAATGCCTATCGTAAATTGTTTTTTCTTAGGAGAGCATTAAAGCTGTCCACGTGTCCCGTTCGCTTATTAGCGTATAAAACAATTATACGCCCAGTACTAGATTATGCAGCTATTATCTGGGATCCGTTTACGCAAACTAACATCAAAAAGCTCGAACGGGTGCAGAGAAAGGCAGTTCGCTTCATTTATAATAACTTCTCCCGTACCTCAGTAACAGAACTCCTAAAACAAGCCAACTTGCCTGCACTAACAGAGCGCAATCGAGTTTCCCGACTAAAATTCTTCTATCAGCTTGTAAATGGACACTACAACATTAACATCACTGatataattacattttcttccgggtatgccacaagacaaaggcatcaactaacagtgacaccattccgcgtaaaaaataattgttttaaatattccttttttcctaGGACTGTGATAGAATGGAATAATTTGACTAATATAGAAGTTACTCAGCCTTCGTTGTCTTTATTTGCTGCTAACATCTGCTGATTAGGCCTCAAGATCAAATGTGACctcattcatttctttttgccacttttatttaaaccgatgttgtttgtataggcaatgtactacgtattgctttgttttgttgcctgcatttgtacgctgatatattgtacttccaccctgctaaaatccctttggggattgcagtatctgtaaataaataaaaataaaataaaataaaaataagtcATTTTAATCAAATTGACGATGACCTTCTTGGAATTACTACCTCCAAAAgaaaaatgcataaaaaaaagaatatggtGTGACTGTAGGGGCCAATATATCATGTAACATAAGAGTCCTTTCATGTACTGCAATACCTTGACATCAAATAcccttttatttctttcattttctttcttcttttttttcttcgataACACATTATTGATTTCTAAGTATAAAGTTTGGCTTTTGTAAGATGATGTAATATACACCTAGAATGTCACTTGCTTTTTAACTTTCGTGCAGATGACTGTTTCGAATTTGAAAAAATACCACGTAGCATGTGATGTTGGTAGATTAACTCTTTGGCACAAGCTTTGTTGTACATATTTAGATGTTCCATCTACTGCCTGGTTGGTCGACAAGCGTAACGTGTTTAGACCAATCAACTGAATGCTGTCTttaacaaatatattttttaaaacaaaaattgaaattgaaaaaaaaatattccatcATGAGCACTTGTGCTTAGATGCACGATTATATGAAACGTAAGAAATATCAGCGGGCCGCCAAAGCTTGAAGACAGACGACAAGGACTACGCTCACTTTGCAACagtttgtcgtctgttcttgcttcgCCAAATTAGGCACTGCAGGTGAGTAAAGCTTAACGAGATATTGTAATACGAGTGAACGAGGACTTCTTGTGAATGTCTTATTTTAAGAAACCTTTATCTGTGAAGTCACATACATGCTTTAGGCACACTCGTACACCGCTGTTCCTACGCGGTGGTAGCAGCTTCTCTCTAGGTCATAATGTAAGAACCTCGACGGCCAGTGTGACACCCACCACAGAAGAGGTGACCGCAGTTGGTCTCCACGGGGTGTCGGGGCTCAGCCAGGCAGATGGGGCACTGTGCGTCTGATCCGTAGTGTGCTGCCATGCTGCTGTGTTCTGCTGCTGGCGACGCAGCTGCGGCACCATTGTTGAGCCTCCCACTTGTCAGTACACGCCGTGGAGGAGGCAGCTCGGCTGGTGACCAACTCGACAGCTGCCGCAACTGCTGCCACCTGCCAACATTGGAGACAGAACCAAAGTTCACAAACAATTCCGTAAGTATATCTTCAGTAAAaattgttgttgggcgagttggttgataTTTGTTGAAGCCACTGTAGCCTAACTAAGATGAGCACTAAAGAATTACTCCATGCGAACATTTGGAGGCTTTTCATGTCAGAAAACGAGGCACAGATTGTGTCAgtgcgatgagtaacacgagaacaaggtgagggcaggagccaacgtttcgacaagtggacttgtcttcttcaaggcaacatatgctctcctcggcacagtatatataggtagggttcttctaaaggggagagaaggtgaggtgggtgggtgaggtaacgagcgagagtgtgttagcagcgagggtgtagaattgaaaagaaatataatgtacTACTGATAGTtggtggaggagtttgaggcagcgctgtgtgttagcaggttgacgtgttgaCGTGAAAGGGGCGGGGGTCTGCTCGGCTGggggtcagtgaactatcgtgcctgccagggagaataaaagtagcaCTGAAAAAATGGTGTTcaggcgcacaaaaaaaaaagaattaaaaaaaaaggtggtaAAGCGGGGGGTGTTGATATATAGATAAAAGGACGAAAGGATTGAGTGACAGCAATGGGAGGTTGGCATATTGTTGACAatcgcataaaaaaataaaaaatatataaaaaatacaaaaaatcacctaagcaactcaatgaacaatcactaagtgctgttgcctatgcttttcaatttagcatagcgaatagattctctcgctcgttacctcacccacccgcctcaccttctctcccctttagtagaaccctacctatatatactgtgccgaggagagcatatgttgccttgaagaagacaagtccacttgtcgaaacgttggctcctgccctcaccttgttctcgtgttactcatcaccttgaatcgccatctcccacattccccttgttttccctagATTGTGTCAGTGACATGTCTATTCTTCCTATTTGGAAGCACGCTTCATTTttaaaatttctctttctttgCCACGATGACTGATAAAGCTGTACGCATGTACATTATTCTGTATGTTTTTCTGCTCGGTTGGCGAAACCCAATAAAATAAGTTATGAGTGTAGCACTTGTGGTCTTCTCTTCGTGTTCATCCTAATTGGGCCTACAATGGCTTCAATGAAGTACATTTTCCTAGTCTGTCGAGTGCCAAACGTATTGCAGGCTTCGCCAGTGTCAGCATACACACTACTTAAATGACACAGTCTGTGCGCTCCATTCATATGTAGCTTGGCTAGTGGGGAGAACTGTCAGATCTTGTCACATCAGGAAAAAGTTTGGCTACAGGATTTTACATCCCATCTGAGGGGGTGTTCTGTACACCTGGTGGACTGTCTCTTCCAGCCGCCACTGATTGGTTGGAGCTGTGTCAGCAAggaggagactggctgggggtgttgaacgaaatgtttttcgctTTGAGACACTGACAAAAGTTTTGTTCCGATTCTGCTctggaacagaaaaaaaatagtcCATAACGGTTCATAACACTTTTTGTTTGCACTGCAAAAATTTGCGAAGCACAGTAACGATAAAAACAAAccatttatttttctcaataagtgaATTATCAAGTCTGAGATCCTGgtcagtgccttgagtcaaggcactgagcatgatcccaaaagcagcacgtcatcgagtgtactcgccgAAATGCGAGACCGTTGTTCCAATAAAACGAACTTAAAGAACATAAATGAAATaaaacttcggtaacaaagcattgtacccgtagaaaacgaaacaATAAGCACTCCAGCGCGCAAGCCATGGGTTGTGCTACAATGCCGATTGGCTAGAGCACCAAGCGACGGGCTTAGATTAGTTGAGCGCTTGGCCGGCTATCGCTCACACTAACCCTGCCTGAGATACGTGCTAATGCTGACGTTGCCCGACGTCAGCTGTTTCGGATTGCCAACTTTCCCCTTGAACCAAAAATCGATAAAATATACTTCGGTATCACTCCGAAAAAAATTTataaataacgtttcggttacgttttTGTTCTGGTCAAGAATATTgttgtgttttgtttttcatttttgtttttgttctgttCCGACACACTGCTCCTTGGTACTCCAGCCCAGCAGAATTCCTAATAGACATTCCACtactcttacagaataacccccctTAGGTGATGACAGGCGCCATAGCAGAGGGCTCCAATTAACTTTGGCTACCTAGTATTCCTTACCGTGTTCTCAAAGATCATTACACCTAATAAACAGTGCAAACACAAGTCTTTGTCAAGTGTTTGCATTGTTTATCGTATTGTCGTTGCACCAAGCCCAATAACAGCCATTTTATaggacaagcatttttgcattccacccacTTTGGTCAATGGCCAGGAGTAGGTGGAGCCCAAGTCCATGCCTAAAACATATGTTTTTGCAGGCTGCATGCGCTGGAAGAACTTGCAGAGCCAGAAATGTGCCATGGTTGCTGTGTTTTGGACATCCCTTACAGGGATGTAAACAACTTGCTTAAAATCATAGAAAAAATATTTCGCGCTTTTTACTGCTCTGCTTTCGCTGCAATATTGCACAATATTGCACAAAGACTAATATCTTATAGTCCAGATCCTTCAGTATAACACTTGCCTGGTTCGTTGAGCAATAATTTTGAATTCTGCCTTCATCGTATGCCTCGCAGCATGTGATGTTTAAAACACGGCGGCTATCTCACTTCCGTTGCCTGCAACACGTCAAAGCATGCCCTCCGAGACTGGTGTCCATTGATCCCTTAGGAGTGCGTCTGAGGAATGCATACGAAAGCATCttgtcatttctttcttcttaaaaaccaggcaagtAACTGTGCCCACAATCTGGACCATAAGATGCGATTTTTCTGTGAAGTTTGAGCGACAGCAGGGCAGCGATAAGAGGAAATACCTCTTCCTAAGACTTCAAGCACGTCGCTGCACTGCGCTCAGCAGCACAATTCTGTGGCTGCTGAGCCACCTTCACGGATGTGAGGCAGCTGTGCTAATTCAGTTTTTAAAAACAAAAGTTATTCTGCATCTCAGTTACACTGACGAGTCAGGGACTGCATCATCCACCGACCATGTGAACAGTTAAAGTGACACTAACACAAAATCATTTTGCACTGATAAGGTATTCTTTCAAAGCATATGCTAGTGCATTGACTATTATAGGAGGAAATGGAGGTTCAGCTTTTTGTGCTGAAACCCGCGCGTCAGTGTGGTACGGATCTCAATGTATTTTTTCATGTGTGGGCCACTTGCCAAGTTCAACCTTTGGCTCTTGTGCAATAAGTCTACCTCTACCGGTAAACTAGGCCTCTAGACAGACTGTCAAAATCCTTGACATCGCggcaagctggtgcaggaactcCAGCATTGCTCACGTGAGCTCTACACAATCCAATGACAGGAGGTCTACTGCCGTCAGTGACTTGTACGACTATAGAAGTGAGCACTTTgtggagagaaagacgaaggtggGAACTCAATACCGATATACgtgcacctgtgtcaatgagcaCTGATGCATTCGCACAGTCTACTTGAACGTCCAAAATGTTTTGGCACCACATTTTCAGTTGCAGACAATTGGTGAGGCAAGGGGAGGTCCTCGCAAGACGAAGTACTGGCAGTGTTGGGCAACTGTAGAAATTTCTGCTTCATTTGACGACTCTTCGCTTTGTCAAACCATTGGCACTCTGCAATGATGTCAGCGACTGCAGCACAATTCATGAACACCAGCAAATGAAATGTATCATCAGCAATTCCTTTTAAAGCGTGGCCACCTTTGTCCGAATGTAACACTTTTCTTCAAACTTGTAGCAAAGGGCCAAGATATCCTGGATGTAGGCTATGTATGATTCGGTAGACGTTTGCACACAAGTGTCGGGTTTTTTCTTCGCCGCACACTGATGACTATCTGGCTTACCGAAAAGGTCTCAAAGCTTTTGCTTGCAGATGCCCCAGCTTGTAATCTCCACCTCATGCGTTTCATACCACACATGCGCTGTGCCTTGCAAACAGGATATCACATTTTCAAGCATGAACGTAGTGTGAACCCAGTGGTGGTGAGCACTGATTCGTTCGTACCAGttcagccagtcttccacgtcgatACTGCCGTTCGCAGAAAACATACCACGGTCGCAAGGCTGCGCCAAGATGACTGATCGTGCGGTGGTCTATGGAGAAGCAGCTGGAGGTGACCTAGATGGATCAGTCGGCACGGCTTGGGGTCATACGAGGAGTCCACTGCGGAGTTCCGTGTTGCCGTGACAATACCCCGCACTTCCTCCAAAGGTGTAACGAGAAAGGAAAGAACCAGAATATATTTAAAGGTTTATTTACAGCAACACGCTATATCCACAAACAAACCTAGGCACGCCTTCGTCATCTTCACTTTGTTGCGTCCTTGTGGTTATCGCTGACTGACTGTCTCATGACAATATGACTGCACACACTGCCATTTTTATTGGCCTACCATGTACCGATCTGTGCGCCAGTACGTCGCTTCGTGCGACCTCTTTTAACGTCGTAAAAGGCCCCCAATTCTGCCTACTGGCCCCCTTCAACCTCTGGACATCACGTATGCACCCTTCTTTCACATTGGCCTTGCCTTGCTTGGCCTATTGCCCATGTCTTACTCTGGGAGCAAGTGGGTTTTCATGTGTGGGCACAGCATGCATGATCGCATGCCGTGTCCTTGTCTATCCAGCACTGTTATTTTCAAAAACATGATTTCGCTTACAGTTCGTCTCGCCCCGATATAACCAGATTCTTGCCTTTGTCTTTGCTGTTCGGCCGCGATCCTGCTTTACTTATGGGCACCGTGCTCCTTTCTGGTGCGCTTACCACCAGCGACTATGCTCACAACGCCATTGCCCGAGCCGATCGCACCCATCAGGTTGCCCGCCACATCATAAGAGCACCAGAAGAAACTATACGACAGGCATCACCGGCCAACCCGCTTTAGACCAGGTTCCCTCGTTCTCCTACTAATAATCTCTAATTACAATTCTCTCTAATTACAATAATCTCTAATTACTCCTACTACAAAACTACTAATCGCCCCTTACACTGGCCCTTAACATGTCCTTCGCCAAGTCAGTGACCTCACCTACGAAATCGCACCTCTCGCACAAATGACATCGTCTGCTCACCACCTGTATAGTGGCATTGTGCACGTTGTGTGCCTCAAACCGTTCCATGCGTGAGAAACGTAGCCACGCTCATCCTGGCTCCCGATTCTCTCGTCTTTAACCAGCACCGAGTCGGTGATTGTgccatcggggggggggggggggggttgtgtcACGAGACAGTCAGTCAGCGATACCCACAAGGATGCAACAAAATTAAGATGAAGGCGCACCTAGGCTCATGTGCGGATTCGCCATATTGCTTGTGGCTGTAAATATTCTTTGTAATTTCTCTaattccctgtctttccttcctcGTTACAATATGAATACAGTATTTATTTCCAATATGAATGACATATCTTTCTGTATACGACCCTTCCAAGATGATTGCGTCATTTATAGAACTATTAACTGTCACGCTAATAGCTTTGCAAGACCACTTGGTACAACAGTAAAGGCAAGTGACACtaaaggccaaaccccatatgcgcgaaaatgcgCGCGACAGCGACGTAGATCGCCTTCACGTAAGCTGTTGCTTGCACTGGCAAACCCCATTCACGCGACTGCTTCAGTGAGCGATCTTCATTGTTGCTGGCATGAGGGCGTCTACTCGTACCAAATGTGGCGCGTTGACAGCGGTATGCAGTGTAAAATAATATGTTTTGTTGAACAGTAATACATAAAATTTTTTATCATTGtactgcagtattttttttatatgcAAGTGCATAAACATTACTTTATTTGCTCGCTGTGTGCACGTGACTCGGGCGTAGAGGAGGTCATGGCAATCGACGAAAACCGTGCGTGGGGACAACCGGCAGTACgtcactgatgtacatcctgttccggtGTTTTACTATTGGCTGCTTGAGCACAGCCCTTCCGGGCGACGGATTTCAAATTTGAGAAACCGAGCGATCGCGCGATTTCGACCACGCGACACGTCGCGCGAACGGCCTGTTTCGTCGCTCataccgtcgctcgtcgctgtcgcatGCATTTTTCCacatatggggtttggccttaaATGCTTTGCAGTGCTGCATAATTTCTTTCAGCTATAAGAAGTCTGTCTTTATTTTCCCGAAGACTATTTGTTCCACTGAAATTCCCCAGGTATAAATACCTAGGCATTCATCTTTATTCTAATCTTTTTTGGTGCACTCATGCTGAGAAGATATGCGCTAAAAGCTAATAAAACTCTTAAGATTTCTATGTTGGCATTCAACATCAATCTTCCTATACCATTCGTCAACTGGCCTACCAAATCTCTCTCTACTGACAACTTCAATATGCTTCGTCTATCTGATCTCCTCATCAAAAGTATTTAGTAGATACGTTGGAATCCATCAAAAATTGTGCTGCCTGTTTTATAAGAAGCAACTACAACCAGAACTCCTGCACTAATCAAATGAATGCAAGATTGTGCTCATTAACTTGGATTCCTGCCGTTGTATTACTCCTCCATGCCTTTTCTACAAGTACTTTTACAACTCACGGTCTAGTAGTCTCGCTTGAAATTTCTTCATGCACATCTGGTCGTGTTCATCATCTCAGCTGTAGGGGGATTTTTGGCAACACACAGTCCTTCAGCAATGCTATGCGTCATAGCACTATGGAATAAGCTTTCTAACAAACCAGAACTAGGGAACAGCACGAAAGACGAGGACGCAGAAGAGGCACGCAACAACCACACGCTGTGGTATAAGTTCAGCGCAACATGTGGTTGTTGTCTGCCTCTTCTGAGCCCTCGTCTTTCCCACTGTTCCCCAGTTCAAGATGTTCAATTAACTCGCTGACACATTTACTTGACTTTCTGGCGATAGTGTGTCAATAAGTGAACCTGTTCAATTTTGCAGAGAAGTCCAACTTCATAGGGCGATTTGATTTTGTATAAGAATGATTATTTCCATTTTGTTTGTTTCAGAGCTTCTgtacactgttcttttttttttcgatatatATGCTGGTTCTTTTGCTTGTATGAACGATTTTGCATTTACAGTATTTTTATATCTTATTCAATCGTTTTTGGGCCTTCATTACTATTTCATTTTGTAACCTTACCCTTCTCTATGCTCATCTGGGGCCTGTaggttaaaataaataaataaataaataaataaataaataaataaataagacactgCAAAAAATATTCATGGAGAAAGTGTTTTTAACTGCTACCGGCACGAGCCACCAAAGCTCAATGTCGGACTTTGCCCTTCTGCTTGCAATGCCGTTGTTCAACATCAGTTGCTTGCACAAATTATACCAGTGTCTTTTTTATACCGGGCCGcgttcgatcgcgatcgagcccgatccggatcaaaattcacgaccgcgattggctccctacCGTAGCTTGAGCAAAGGTGCCAATCGCGACCAAAAAATTCGAACCCGATCGGGcgcgatcgcgatcgaaagtgcgccgtgtgagACAACCGTATTACACGCTTGGTTAACGCTGCGAATGGAGTCACGATGCACCAAAATAAAAGCATGTCACCGGTAAGGCGCACTCCGTCACCTCCCCACTTCACCCACGTCCAAACATGGTGAGCACGCGAAGTTCATGCCGCTGACAGGAGCGGAGAAATCCTGTAAGCTGTCGCGTCCGCACCAAGGCAATACAGGCATTGTGTTGTGCCACTCCTCTCACTTGGCGAGACCGTCGCGAAAACGCAAATCACACGCGCGTACGTACCCTGCAAAACCCAGCAgtccgacgacgacggcggcgacgacagGTACAGTGAAGAGGACCTCGTTTCCGACGCCTTCGATCAGGCCCCCAGCATCGTCTGCGCACATGTCCACGCCGACACAATCATTACAGAGCCTTCGAGGACAGTCGGTCGAGTACGAAAGAGCGCGCACACCACCCAGCAGCTTCAGACACTACTATTATGACACATGACGAGAGCACAAGAGAGGCCGACGCTGACGGACGGAAGCTGTGCCAGCGGCGCTGCTAGACGGTGATGGTGCCCTTTGTATCGGGTCGCCGTAGTTGGCCCTGTCGCAGCCGTAGtgaccacataaaaaaaaaaaatcacggaaACATATTTTCGTGaactatggaaaaaaaaaaaaaactaattcgcACAGTCATCGGCGCCCCGCTCCAAGCTGCCACCAAAACTCGAGGCGTTTCTTGGTCACCTCCGCGGCCGACCTCCTCCGTCTTGAAACCAAGTGCGGTAGGCAGCGCCTGTGTGCGGGCTGGTGGGAAGATGCGAGCAGAACAAGGAggttatataaaaaaaaaaaaaaaaaaaaaaaaatttggagtaGAGATATTGCGCCGCGGTACAGTGTACTATAATAGAAGGCGGCAGTGaattactcagccgctcctctgacgcagtcagcgtcgcatccaagaggtggcgccactggcaacttcaatggaagctttgcttgcagaagctttgattttccttgcgtttctgtcggttcagttcgaagcagttcacactcttatttgtttttaattttggcaaacttgagagtctttacatatctttagcaagcactatatttgtttaggccacatgatatttgccataatagcaccttgtggaaaaggaagacggcaactcttgggcaatttgctgcctatacTAACTcttagaccttttgtgcaaagagctcgtcgctggcggatgttgcttatgcggaaggggccttcggactttccgaattatcgggcaatcgtaaaaaaaaaattgaaaacgctttcatgccgtgtcgacctaatgtaaaatttcgtcagacagaaaacagcgcgtgcatacttcccagctgggctcaaaaaaagaaaagaaaaaaaaaatcaggcatgctaaccaggtttgtgcctttgcttagccaaaatgaatttgtatatattcAAA
It encodes the following:
- the LOC119434823 gene encoding E3 ubiquitin-protein ligase RNF170-like — its product is MCADDAGGLIEGVGNEVLFTVPVVAAVVVGLLGFAGWQQLRQLSSWSPAELPPPRRVLTSGRLNNGAAAASPAAEHSSMAAHYGSDAQCPICLAEPRHPVETNCGHLFCGGCHTGRRGSYIMT